One genomic region from Phragmites australis chromosome 1, lpPhrAust1.1, whole genome shotgun sequence encodes:
- the LOC133885536 gene encoding uncharacterized protein LOC133885536 gives MAVDPHRLTWEVAPVEDERMHPVLNRIDNLLRAGLTSVMVVADYLRRRLVPLRERAQFAWMYMGPNDITRTHIGAEGDLEEGALATLLRVVTGVEDLTRAVLPQEQLVLCTDLGWVALDGRRTADRRWGRRGRQAADRCRGAASGRQQAGRRDAASSSHQAGSRGTAGSGAEAPGDKGKRTRSFVPQPSSSSSPSPPRQLPATGDAKEGARGGQSSGAESGTEARSRAREPEDQGRASGATVGARADLPPEAGSTATPQPPGGQRPPPKRRKADPGPKPQGPDFRIPESRWQYREPKSMPPKDPAGGQRQPEELRSAPVLGPSAPTPEPSALVDPEPQAPPCPEPRAAAAPEQPAPSEPAPSTLRAEQVAAVEVVAARAALMWQLSETPSASAEKACRGPST, from the exons ATGGCAGTGGATCCCCACAGGCTGACCTGGGAGGTGGCCCCAGTGGAGGATGAGCGCATGCAtccggtgctgaaccgcatcgacaaTCTGCTCCGGGcggggctgacctcggtgatggtggtggccgactacctgcgccgccgtctAGTGCCCCTGCGGGAACGGGCCCAGTTCGCCTGGATGTACATGGGCCCGAAcgacatcacgaggacccacatTGGCGCCGAAGGGGACTTGGAAGAGGGAGCGCTGGCGACCCTGCtaagggtggtgaccggcgtcgagGACCTCACCCGGGCGGTTCTTCCCCAAGAGCAGCTGGTGCTCTGCACGGACCTGGGCTGGGTGGcact AGACGGGCGGCGGACAGCAGACCGGCGGTGGGGACGCcgcgggcggcaggccgcagacAGGTGCAGGGGCGCTGCGAGCGGTAGGCAGCAGGCTGGCCGTAGAGATGCTGCAAGCAGCAGCCATCAAGCCGGCAGCAGGGGCACCGCCGGCAGCGGAGCGGAGGCcccgggggacaaagggaaaCGCACCCGGTCGTTCGTGCCCCAACcgtcatcctcgtcgtcgccgtcgcctccacgacAACTACCGGCGACGGGCGACGCGAAGGAGGGAGCCCGGGGCGGCCAATCATCGGGTGCAGAGTCCGGGACGGAGGCCAGGTCCAGGGCGCGGGAGCCCGAGGACCAGGGCCGGGCCAGCGGCGCGACAGTGGGCGCCCGAGCCGACCTGCCGCCAGAGGCAGGCTCCACGGCGACCCCTCAACCCCCCGGGGGCCAGAGACCtccgccgaagaggagaaaggcgGATCCCGggccgaagccgcagggcccggACTTCAGAATCCCCGAGTCCCGGTGGCAGTACCGCGAACCGAAGTCCAT gccgcccaaggaccccgCCGGAGGCCAGAGGCAACCAGAGGAGCTGAGGTCGGCTCCCGTTCTCGGGCCAAGCGCGCCTACCCCAGAGCCGAGTGCGCTGGTGGACCCGGAGCCGCAGGCACCGCCttgccctgagccgagggcagcggccgcACCCGAGCAGCCAGCGCCGtctgagcccgccccgagcactctgagGGCGGAGCAAGTGGCCGCGGTGGAGGTGgtcgcggcgagggcggcgctgATGTGGCAGTTGTCAGAGACCCCGAGCGCCTCCGCAGAGAAGGCTTgcaggggacccagcacctga